The Streptomyces achromogenes genome window below encodes:
- a CDS encoding DUF1876 domain-containing protein has protein sequence MTHTATRTTVGWHVELEFEEDDRHTRAAALVRLPDGTEVRSQGHASRHAVDADQPRVGEEIAGARALNEIAMQLLTKAHTEIDDASGRTSHSINV, from the coding sequence ATGACGCACACCGCAACACGCACCACGGTCGGATGGCATGTCGAGCTGGAGTTCGAGGAGGACGACCGGCACACGCGCGCGGCCGCGCTGGTGCGGCTGCCCGACGGGACCGAGGTCCGGTCCCAGGGGCACGCCAGCCGGCACGCCGTGGACGCGGACCAGCCCCGGGTCGGCGAGGAGATCGCCGGCGCCCGCGCCCTCAACGAGATCGCCATGCAACTGCTGACCAAGGCGCACACCGAGATCGACGACGCCTCGGGACGGACGTCGCACTCGATCAACGTGTAG
- a CDS encoding YbaK/EbsC family protein: MTTTGAHPRFAQALSELGLDELTPRVRRFPDATRTAAEAAAAIGCEPAEICKSLIFAADGAPVLVLMDGASRVDVERVRRELGAQRVTRAAADVVRETTGYAIGGVPPFGHRTRTRVLADRGLLAHGVVWAAAGDPHAVFPIAPDALVHHAGAALVDVRERTA; encoded by the coding sequence ATGACGACCACCGGCGCCCACCCCCGCTTCGCCCAGGCCCTGAGCGAGCTCGGCCTCGACGAGCTGACCCCGCGCGTCCGCCGCTTCCCCGACGCGACCCGCACCGCCGCGGAGGCCGCCGCCGCGATCGGCTGCGAACCGGCCGAGATCTGCAAGTCCCTCATCTTCGCGGCGGACGGCGCGCCGGTCCTCGTGCTGATGGACGGGGCCTCCCGGGTCGACGTCGAGCGCGTGCGGCGGGAACTCGGCGCGCAGCGCGTGACGAGGGCGGCCGCCGACGTCGTGCGGGAGACGACGGGGTACGCGATCGGCGGGGTGCCGCCCTTCGGGCACCGCACACGCACGCGGGTCCTCGCCGACCGGGGCCTCCTGGCACACGGCGTCGTCTGGGCGGCGGCCGGCGATCCGCACGCCGTCTTCCCCATCGCCCCCGACGCCCTCGTCCACCACGCCGGCGCGGCCCTCGTGGACGTCCGCGAACGCACCGCCTGA
- a CDS encoding Ig-like domain repeat protein — MRRRSISAATTLAVVLSSAVLAAGSAGVAVADSANILPVESVGDIVVDGAHQRVYVSDPRGGKIVVTDYAGAVKATLSGLSGVSGLALSADSGHVYAAVTNGSRIVSVETGTYTETASYPVGAAPGDLEVVDGRIWFGYGSDFGSLDVSGAEPVVHLSQRGDGDFSGTALLGADPAVPGVLVAGNGGRVAVYDLSADGATLRAKGDMDGSVKQLDLTPDGKQVLTSWGSPGFGYGIGAYSTTDLAEQSGYAIDAYPNAVRVAPDGSVAGGSFSWYDPDVHVIRPGATTPVREYDFPNTGNSSGADTLVDGALAWAPDSSRVFAVSVNTADVFTLRALTDPTKEVPALKVTAPVKAERAKQLTVTGRLTSATPLSAGTALKVTRADLESPGGKVLAPVKTKADGSFAFTDVPPAGGKVTYRVFFAGDAGHAATVGSDVVAVSRKATALTVTNNAKLYAYGKDVTFTAHLGATYRNRTVAIYVDPAGSDKPKKLVKNARVNAQGNLSVVVDMTRDTAVTAVFAGDARSADKTAKSTAGAYAKVSTAVSRHYKTGRIGSTTYSYFRKNTDPLFTTTMNYYAGRQQRLQVQVYYQGSWYDSGSQYFPVGANGKSAVTLEAPGEAGIRARIRSSYIDGSSGDNVNATTHGAWKYIVFTN, encoded by the coding sequence GTGCGCAGGCGCAGCATCTCGGCCGCGACGACGCTCGCGGTCGTTCTCAGCTCCGCGGTACTCGCCGCGGGTTCGGCGGGAGTGGCCGTGGCCGACTCCGCCAACATCCTTCCGGTGGAGTCGGTCGGCGACATCGTCGTGGACGGCGCCCACCAGCGGGTATACGTCTCCGACCCGCGCGGCGGCAAGATCGTCGTCACCGACTACGCGGGCGCCGTCAAGGCCACCCTGAGCGGGTTGTCCGGCGTGAGCGGCCTCGCGCTGTCCGCCGACTCCGGGCACGTGTACGCCGCTGTCACGAACGGCAGCAGGATCGTCTCGGTGGAGACGGGGACGTATACCGAGACCGCCAGCTACCCGGTGGGTGCGGCTCCGGGCGACCTGGAGGTCGTGGACGGCCGGATCTGGTTCGGCTACGGCTCCGACTTCGGCTCGCTCGACGTCTCCGGCGCCGAACCCGTCGTCCACCTCTCCCAGCGCGGGGACGGCGACTTCTCCGGCACCGCGCTCCTGGGCGCCGACCCGGCCGTCCCGGGCGTCCTGGTGGCCGGCAACGGCGGCCGGGTCGCCGTCTACGACCTCTCGGCCGACGGGGCCACGCTGCGGGCCAAGGGCGACATGGACGGGTCCGTGAAGCAGCTGGACCTGACGCCCGACGGCAAGCAGGTCCTCACCTCGTGGGGCTCGCCCGGCTTCGGCTACGGCATCGGCGCCTACTCGACCACCGACCTCGCCGAGCAGTCCGGCTACGCCATCGACGCGTACCCGAACGCCGTGCGGGTCGCACCCGACGGCAGCGTCGCGGGCGGCAGCTTCTCCTGGTACGACCCCGACGTCCACGTCATCCGGCCGGGCGCGACGACGCCGGTGCGCGAGTACGACTTCCCCAACACCGGCAACAGCAGCGGCGCCGACACCCTCGTCGACGGCGCGCTCGCCTGGGCGCCGGACAGCAGCCGGGTGTTCGCGGTCTCCGTGAACACCGCGGACGTCTTCACCCTGCGCGCGCTGACGGACCCGACCAAGGAGGTTCCGGCGCTGAAGGTGACGGCTCCGGTCAAGGCGGAACGCGCCAAGCAGCTCACCGTCACCGGCCGACTGACCTCGGCGACGCCGCTTTCGGCCGGCACCGCCCTCAAGGTGACCCGGGCGGACCTCGAGTCGCCGGGCGGCAAGGTCCTCGCCCCGGTCAAGACCAAGGCCGACGGCTCGTTCGCGTTCACGGACGTCCCGCCCGCCGGCGGCAAGGTCACCTACCGGGTGTTCTTCGCGGGCGACGCCGGCCACGCGGCCACCGTCGGCTCCGACGTGGTGGCCGTCTCGCGCAAGGCGACCGCGCTCACCGTCACCAACAACGCCAAGCTGTACGCGTACGGCAAGGACGTCACGTTCACGGCGCACCTGGGCGCGACGTACAGGAACCGCACGGTGGCGATCTACGTCGACCCCGCCGGCTCCGACAAGCCGAAGAAGCTGGTCAAGAACGCCAGGGTCAACGCGCAGGGCAACCTGTCGGTGGTCGTCGACATGACCCGCGACACGGCCGTCACCGCCGTCTTCGCGGGCGACGCGCGCAGCGCCGACAAGACCGCGAAGTCCACCGCGGGCGCCTACGCGAAGGTGTCGACCGCCGTCTCCCGGCACTACAAGACGGGGAGGATCGGCTCCACGACGTACTCCTACTTCCGCAAGAACACCGACCCGCTGTTCACCACGACCATGAACTACTACGCGGGCCGCCAGCAGCGCCTGCAGGTCCAGGTCTACTACCAGGGTTCCTGGTACGACTCCGGGTCCCAGTACTTCCCGGTGGGCGCCAACGGAAAGTCCGCCGTCACGCTGGAGGCTCCCGGCGAGGCGGGCATCCGCGCCCGGATCCGCTCGTCGTACATCGACGGCTCCTCCGGCGACAACGTCAACGCGACGACGCACGGCGCCTGGAAGTACATCGTCTTCACCAACTGA
- a CDS encoding lamin tail domain-containing protein: MSVSSVSARRLTAVAIVAAAVTGAATLPASATATSRPNRPQVEISAVHYDAPGRDDRSAFSLNKEWVELSNNTRHTVNLDGWTLSDDRGDKYTFRHYRLAPRSTVRVHTGVGRDTRTDLYQDRRREVWDNRSDTATLRDDHGRRVDQESWGHNRHHGNDRHHGNDRHHGNDRHHGNDRHHGNDRHHGDDRHHGDDRH; encoded by the coding sequence GTGTCCGTTTCCTCTGTTTCCGCCCGTCGTCTCACCGCCGTCGCGATCGTCGCCGCCGCTGTGACCGGGGCGGCGACACTGCCGGCGTCGGCCACCGCGACCTCGCGTCCGAACCGGCCGCAGGTGGAGATCAGCGCCGTGCACTACGACGCACCGGGTCGGGACGACCGCTCGGCCTTCTCCCTGAACAAGGAGTGGGTGGAGCTGAGCAACAACACCCGTCACACCGTCAACCTGGACGGGTGGACGCTCTCCGACGATCGGGGCGACAAGTACACCTTCCGCCACTACCGTCTGGCCCCGCGCTCCACGGTGCGCGTCCACACCGGTGTGGGCCGCGACACCCGCACCGACCTGTACCAGGACCGCCGTCGCGAGGTGTGGGACAACCGCTCCGACACCGCCACCCTGCGCGACGACCACGGCCGCCGCGTGGACCAGGAGTCCTGGGGTCACAACCGTCACCACGGCAACGACCGTCACCACGGCAACGACCGTCACCACGGCAACGACCGCCACCACGGCAACGACCGCCACCACGGCAACGACCGCCACCACGGCGACGACCGTCACCACGGCGACGACCGCCACTGA
- a CDS encoding MMPL family transporter, with product MATFLYRLGRLAFRRRHFVALIWVALLTLAGVGAASAPAAGTTSFSIPGVEAQKAFDLLEQRFPGASADGGTGRIVFKAPEGQKMTDAANRATVDKTVKALRDGSEVTSVTDPFTTNAVSKDGTVAYTSVKYDVPGMELRDSTRDALEAAGDTARATGLTVDVGGDALQAAAEPGAIGEAVGLAIAAVVLVLTLGSLVAAGLPLLTAIIGVGIGVSTITALAKALDLGDTTSTLALMIGLAVGIDYALFIVSRYRSELAEGRDREEAVGRATGTAGSAVVFAGLTVVIALAGLAVVNVPMLTKMGLAAAGTVVVAVLIALTMIPALLGYAGGKIRATGEKRRPAAAKGKQGEQAKPGPGVRWASFVIRRPAAVLLLGVVGLGAIAVPATQLELGLPDDGSQPTSTTQRRAYDLLSEGFGPGFNGPLMIVVDAADSDDPKAAATSVTDGIKKLGDVATVTPAMFNKAGDTATITVIPDSKPSSTQTEDLVHAIRGQGADVRADTGAQVLVTGTTAMNIDFSQKLNDALIPYLGLVVGLAFLLLIVVFRSVLVPLKAALGFLLSVLAALGAVVAVFQWGWLGGLIGVEETGPIMSMMPIFMVGVVFGLAMDYEVFLVTRMREAYVHGESPSQAVVTGFRYSAKVVAAAAVIMMAVFGGFISSSESMIKMIGFGLAIAVFFDAFVVRMAIVPAVLALLGKKAWWLPKWLDRALPNVDVEGEGLRTPSDAGDEDRELVRV from the coding sequence GTGGCCACGTTCCTCTATCGACTCGGCCGGCTCGCCTTCCGCCGCCGCCACTTCGTCGCCCTCATATGGGTCGCGCTGCTGACCCTCGCCGGCGTCGGCGCCGCCTCCGCGCCCGCCGCCGGGACAACCTCCTTCTCCATACCGGGAGTCGAGGCCCAGAAGGCCTTCGACCTGCTGGAACAGCGCTTCCCCGGAGCCAGTGCCGACGGCGGGACCGGGCGCATCGTCTTCAAGGCGCCCGAGGGCCAGAAGATGACCGACGCCGCCAACAGGGCGACCGTCGACAAGACCGTCAAGGCCCTGCGCGACGGCTCCGAGGTCACCTCCGTCACCGACCCCTTCACGACGAACGCCGTGAGCAAGGACGGGACGGTCGCCTACACGTCCGTCAAGTACGACGTCCCCGGCATGGAACTGCGGGACTCGACCCGGGACGCCCTCGAGGCGGCCGGCGACACGGCCCGGGCCACCGGACTGACCGTCGACGTCGGAGGCGACGCCCTCCAGGCCGCGGCCGAACCCGGTGCGATCGGTGAGGCGGTCGGTCTCGCGATCGCCGCCGTCGTCCTCGTCCTCACCCTGGGCTCGCTGGTCGCGGCCGGACTGCCGCTGCTCACCGCGATCATCGGCGTCGGCATCGGCGTCTCCACCATCACCGCCCTCGCCAAGGCGCTCGACCTCGGCGACACCACCTCCACCCTCGCGCTGATGATCGGCCTCGCGGTCGGCATCGACTACGCGCTGTTCATCGTCTCCCGCTACCGCAGCGAGCTCGCCGAGGGCCGTGACCGCGAGGAGGCGGTCGGCCGCGCCACCGGCACCGCCGGCTCGGCCGTGGTCTTCGCCGGCCTGACGGTCGTCATCGCCCTGGCGGGCCTCGCGGTCGTCAACGTGCCGATGCTGACCAAGATGGGCCTCGCCGCGGCGGGCACGGTCGTGGTCGCCGTCCTCATCGCGCTGACCATGATCCCTGCGCTGCTCGGATACGCGGGCGGGAAGATCAGGGCCACCGGTGAGAAGCGCAGGCCGGCCGCCGCGAAGGGCAAGCAGGGCGAGCAGGCCAAGCCCGGCCCGGGCGTCCGCTGGGCGAGCTTCGTCATCCGCCGTCCGGCCGCCGTGCTGCTGCTCGGCGTGGTCGGTCTCGGAGCGATCGCCGTCCCGGCCACCCAGCTGGAGCTGGGTCTGCCCGACGACGGCTCGCAGCCGACGTCCACGACGCAGCGCCGGGCCTACGACCTGCTGTCGGAGGGCTTCGGCCCCGGGTTCAACGGCCCTCTGATGATCGTGGTCGACGCCGCGGACAGTGACGACCCCAAGGCCGCGGCCACCTCGGTGACCGACGGGATCAAGAAGCTCGGGGACGTCGCGACGGTCACCCCGGCCATGTTCAACAAGGCCGGCGACACCGCCACCATCACCGTGATCCCGGACTCCAAGCCGTCCTCGACGCAGACCGAGGACCTGGTGCACGCCATCCGCGGCCAGGGCGCCGACGTCAGGGCCGACACCGGCGCGCAGGTCCTGGTCACCGGCACCACCGCGATGAACATCGACTTCTCGCAGAAGCTCAACGACGCGCTGATCCCGTACCTGGGCCTGGTGGTCGGCCTGGCCTTCCTGCTGCTGATCGTGGTCTTCCGCTCCGTCCTGGTCCCGCTGAAGGCGGCCCTCGGCTTCCTGCTCAGCGTGCTCGCCGCGCTCGGCGCCGTCGTCGCGGTCTTCCAGTGGGGCTGGCTCGGCGGCCTGATCGGCGTCGAGGAGACCGGCCCGATCATGTCGATGATGCCGATCTTCATGGTGGGCGTGGTGTTCGGCCTCGCGATGGACTACGAGGTGTTCCTCGTGACCCGGATGCGGGAGGCGTATGTCCACGGCGAGAGCCCGAGCCAGGCCGTGGTCACCGGCTTCCGGTACAGCGCCAAGGTGGTGGCCGCCGCCGCGGTCATCATGATGGCCGTGTTCGGCGGCTTCATCAGCTCCAGCGAGTCCATGATCAAGATGATCGGCTTCGGCCTCGCGATCGCCGTCTTCTTCGACGCGTTCGTCGTCCGCATGGCGATCGTCCCGGCGGTGCTCGCGCTGCTCGGCAAGAAGGCCTGGTGGCTGCCGAAGTGGCTGGACCGCGCCCTGCCCAACGTGGACGTCGAGGGCGAGGGACTGCGCACCCCCTCCGACGCGGGCGACGAGGACCGCGAACTGGTCCGCGTCTGA
- a CDS encoding TetR/AcrR family transcriptional regulator encodes MTEVATARRSRITPEREAELYEAVLELLREVGYDALTMDAVAARTRSSKATLYRQWGGKPELVAKAVRHSKPGGSLGEIDTGSLRGDLHALTLRSDDCQMEQNSALMRGLAMAVHENPDLLKAFKEHLIEPELAEFRLLLSRAIDRGEVRADNPAAEFMMHMMIGAFAARTLLDEQPPTQDFLLSYIDAVVLPALCAPNPAT; translated from the coding sequence ATGACCGAGGTCGCAACGGCGCGTCGTAGCCGTATCACCCCCGAGCGCGAGGCCGAGCTGTACGAGGCCGTGCTCGAGCTGCTCCGCGAAGTCGGCTACGACGCCCTCACCATGGACGCCGTCGCCGCCCGCACCAGGTCCAGCAAGGCGACGCTCTACCGCCAGTGGGGCGGCAAGCCCGAGCTGGTGGCGAAGGCGGTCCGGCACAGCAAGCCGGGCGGCTCCCTCGGCGAGATCGACACCGGGTCCCTGCGCGGCGACCTGCACGCCCTCACCCTGCGTTCGGACGACTGCCAGATGGAGCAGAACTCCGCGCTCATGCGAGGGCTGGCCATGGCCGTCCACGAGAACCCGGACCTGCTGAAGGCGTTCAAGGAACACCTCATCGAGCCGGAGCTGGCCGAGTTCCGCCTGCTGCTGTCGCGGGCGATCGACCGGGGGGAAGTCCGCGCGGACAACCCCGCGGCCGAGTTCATGATGCACATGATGATCGGGGCGTTCGCGGCCCGGACACTGCTCGACGAGCAGCCCCCGACGCAGGACTTCCTCCTCTCGTACATCGACGCCGTGGTGCTCCCCGCCCTCTGCGCGCCGAATCCCGCCACCTGA
- a CDS encoding S41 family peptidase → MSYLRLPHLSGDLLCFVAEDDLWLTPLDDPGRAWRLTVDRTKAGHPRFSPDGRHIAYTSWRSLVPEIHVVPVDGGPGRRLTYWGSSDTQVRGWTPPGPDGNADILAVASHGEPFSYFTWSYKVPTDGSPGRKLPWGPVSDLQAADVDGERRTLLLTGTPPHEPAAWKRYRGGATGRLWLHGRRLLEGLDGHLACPLFVGDRIAFLSDHEGVGNLYSCAHDGSDLRRHTDHDAFYARHAAGDGTRVVYQCAGELWIVDDLTAGSAPRRLDVRLGGPRAGRRPYQIPAAQHVDGISVDETGRASAVVVRGSLYWLTHRDGPARTISDTPGVRVRLPEMLGSGGQVAYVTDADGEDAVEIAYLPRASGDRAPRRLASGRLGRVLEMVSDPEGERLAIASHDGRLLLVDVSEDPGTGSPAQAGEDEVTELTASVNGPVRDLAFSPDGSWLTWSHPGIGRSLRQIKMARVPGVANGEQLIVDVTDGRFEDENPVFTRDGRYLAFLSWRGFDPVYDVHTGDLSFPLGCRPYLVPLSSATPSPFALTPEGRPAAGGLDPLQDGEGGETGDGTVTVEAEGLESRVTPFPVPASKYSALYPVAGGGLVWLRWPISGALGETFANPDDTSGRPTLEHFSIGKARKSELVDHLDWFALSGDGTRLVVVDEGDLRAVPSAETGDPDSTVWIDLRRILHEVDPGAEWRQAYEEAGRLIRAYFWDPGMCGIDWDAVLDQYRPLVERVASPDEFADLLREVLGELGTSHAYVTAARRNEGPPHYQRLQGLLGANLVRRDAGWAVRRILPGDSSDSKARSPLAGTGIREGAVLTHVDGRAVDPVTGPYPLLAGAGGTTVELTFAPAEGEAGRARRVAVVPLVDERPLRYQDWVAKRRAVVRELSGGRCGYLHIPDMGGSGWAQFNRDLRMEVSRPALIVDVRGNAGGHISELVVEKLTRTILGWDLTRDAQPVSYASNAPRGPVVALADEATSSDGDMIAAAFKLLKLGPVVGQRTWGGVVGMTGRHQLGDGTVITVPMNAAWFDAYGWSVENRGVTPDLEALRTPLDWAEGRYAQLDDAVRLALDLLTLTPPATPPDLTGVPDRSRPPLPPRGTERER, encoded by the coding sequence GTGAGCTATCTGCGTCTGCCCCATCTCAGCGGTGACCTGTTGTGCTTCGTGGCCGAGGACGACCTCTGGCTGACCCCTCTCGACGACCCCGGACGGGCCTGGCGGCTCACCGTCGACCGCACCAAGGCCGGCCACCCCCGCTTCTCCCCCGACGGCCGCCACATCGCGTACACGAGCTGGCGCAGCCTGGTCCCGGAGATCCACGTGGTCCCGGTGGACGGCGGCCCGGGGCGGCGCCTCACGTACTGGGGCAGCTCCGACACCCAGGTCCGCGGCTGGACGCCCCCCGGCCCGGACGGGAACGCCGACATCCTCGCCGTCGCCTCCCACGGCGAGCCGTTCTCCTACTTCACCTGGTCCTACAAGGTCCCCACCGACGGCTCGCCCGGCCGCAAGCTCCCCTGGGGCCCGGTCTCCGACCTCCAGGCCGCCGACGTCGACGGTGAGCGCCGCACCCTCCTGCTCACCGGCACTCCCCCGCACGAGCCGGCCGCCTGGAAGCGCTACCGCGGCGGCGCCACCGGCCGCCTGTGGCTGCACGGGCGGCGCCTGCTGGAAGGCCTCGACGGGCACCTCGCCTGCCCGCTCTTCGTCGGCGACCGCATCGCCTTCCTCTCCGACCACGAGGGCGTCGGCAACCTGTACTCCTGCGCCCACGACGGCTCCGACCTTCGCCGGCACACCGACCACGACGCCTTCTACGCCCGGCACGCCGCCGGCGACGGCACCCGCGTCGTCTACCAGTGCGCCGGCGAGCTGTGGATCGTCGACGACCTCACCGCGGGCTCCGCGCCGCGCCGCCTCGACGTGCGTCTCGGCGGACCGCGGGCCGGCCGGCGGCCGTACCAGATCCCGGCCGCCCAGCACGTGGACGGCATCTCCGTCGACGAGACGGGACGCGCGAGCGCCGTCGTCGTCCGCGGCAGCCTCTACTGGCTGACCCACCGGGACGGCCCCGCCCGGACCATCAGCGACACGCCCGGGGTACGGGTGCGGTTGCCGGAGATGCTCGGCTCGGGCGGCCAGGTCGCCTACGTCACCGACGCGGACGGCGAGGACGCCGTCGAGATCGCCTACCTGCCGCGCGCCAGCGGCGACCGCGCGCCGCGCCGGCTGGCCTCCGGAAGGCTCGGGCGGGTCCTCGAGATGGTGTCCGACCCGGAGGGCGAACGGCTCGCGATCGCCTCGCACGACGGCCGGCTGCTGCTCGTCGACGTGAGCGAGGACCCCGGGACGGGCTCCCCGGCACAGGCCGGGGAGGACGAGGTCACCGAGCTGACCGCCTCGGTCAACGGTCCCGTCCGCGACCTGGCGTTCTCGCCGGACGGCAGCTGGCTGACCTGGTCGCACCCGGGCATCGGCCGCTCCCTGCGGCAGATCAAGATGGCCCGCGTGCCCGGCGTGGCGAACGGCGAGCAGCTGATCGTCGACGTCACCGACGGACGGTTCGAGGACGAGAACCCGGTCTTCACCCGGGACGGCCGCTATCTCGCGTTCCTGTCCTGGCGCGGCTTCGACCCGGTGTACGACGTGCACACCGGCGACCTGTCCTTCCCGCTGGGCTGCCGCCCCTACCTGGTGCCGCTGTCCTCGGCCACCCCCTCGCCCTTCGCGCTGACCCCGGAGGGCCGTCCGGCCGCCGGCGGACTGGACCCGCTGCAGGACGGCGAGGGCGGTGAGACGGGCGACGGGACCGTGACCGTCGAGGCCGAGGGGCTGGAGAGCCGGGTCACCCCCTTCCCCGTGCCGGCGTCCAAGTACTCCGCCCTGTACCCGGTCGCGGGCGGCGGACTGGTGTGGCTGCGCTGGCCGATCTCCGGCGCGCTGGGCGAGACGTTCGCGAACCCGGACGACACCAGCGGCCGTCCGACGCTGGAGCACTTCAGCATCGGCAAGGCCAGGAAGTCCGAACTCGTCGACCACCTCGACTGGTTCGCGCTCAGCGGTGACGGCACCCGGCTGGTCGTCGTCGACGAGGGCGACCTGCGGGCGGTGCCGTCGGCCGAGACCGGGGACCCCGACTCCACGGTCTGGATCGACCTGCGGCGCATCCTGCACGAGGTGGACCCCGGCGCCGAATGGCGACAGGCGTACGAGGAGGCCGGCCGGCTGATCCGCGCCTACTTCTGGGACCCCGGGATGTGCGGCATCGACTGGGACGCGGTGCTCGATCAGTACCGCCCGCTCGTCGAGCGCGTCGCGTCCCCCGACGAGTTCGCGGACCTGCTGCGCGAGGTGCTGGGCGAACTCGGCACCTCGCACGCCTACGTCACCGCCGCCCGCCGCAACGAGGGACCGCCGCACTACCAGCGTCTCCAGGGCCTGCTGGGCGCCAACCTCGTCCGCCGGGACGCCGGCTGGGCCGTCCGCCGAATCCTCCCGGGCGACTCCTCCGACTCCAAGGCGCGCTCACCGCTGGCCGGCACCGGCATCCGGGAGGGCGCGGTGCTCACCCACGTCGACGGCCGGGCGGTCGATCCGGTGACCGGCCCCTACCCGCTGCTGGCCGGGGCCGGCGGCACCACGGTCGAGCTGACCTTCGCCCCGGCCGAAGGCGAGGCGGGCCGGGCGCGCCGGGTGGCCGTCGTCCCGCTCGTCGACGAACGCCCCCTGCGCTACCAGGACTGGGTCGCCAAACGCCGGGCCGTCGTCCGCGAGCTGAGCGGCGGCCGCTGCGGATACCTGCACATCCCCGACATGGGTGGCTCGGGCTGGGCCCAGTTCAACCGCGACCTGCGCATGGAGGTCTCCCGACCCGCGCTGATCGTGGACGTGCGCGGCAACGCGGGCGGCCACATCAGCGAGCTGGTCGTGGAGAAACTGACGCGCACGATCCTCGGCTGGGACCTCACCCGCGACGCCCAGCCGGTGTCGTACGCCTCGAACGCGCCGCGGGGTCCGGTGGTGGCGCTCGCCGACGAGGCGACCTCCTCGGACGGCGACATGATCGCGGCCGCCTTCAAACTGCTGAAGCTGGGCCCGGTGGTCGGCCAGCGCACCTGGGGCGGTGTGGTCGGCATGACGGGACGCCATCAGCTCGGCGACGGCACGGTCATCACCGTCCCGATGAACGCGGCCTGGTTCGACGCGTACGGCTGGTCGGTGGAGAACCGCGGCGTCACCCCCGACCTGGAGGCCCTGCGCACCCCGCTCGACTGGGCCGAGGGCCGGTACGCCCAACTCGACGACGCCGTACGCCTGGCCCTCGACCTCCTCACCCTCACACCCCCGGCGACCCCGCCGGACCTCACCGGCGTGCCCGACCGGTCCCGGCCGCCACTGCCGCCGCGCGGCACGGAGAGGGAGAGGTGA
- a CDS encoding SDR family oxidoreductase — MSRVSLEGQVAVVTGAARGVGELLARKLSARGAKIALVGLEPDALKQVSERLHGDSDHWYADVTDHEAMTRVAAEVKERFGKVDIVVANAGVASGGPFADSDPRSWRRVVEVNLIGSAVTGRAFLPLLKESRGYLLQIASLAAVTPAPMMTAYCASKAGVEAYAHCLRAEVGHQGVRVGVGYLSWTDTDMVRGADQDEVMRELRQRLPWPANKTYPLGPAVDRIVAGIERRSAHVYGQGWLRGMQGVRGYLPGLIGTVGQREMRRFAPRLQGMRTGLVGAGGSADEESRATQRS; from the coding sequence ATGAGCAGGGTGAGCCTCGAGGGACAGGTCGCCGTCGTCACGGGGGCCGCGCGCGGCGTGGGCGAGCTGCTGGCCCGCAAGCTCTCCGCGCGCGGCGCGAAGATCGCGCTGGTCGGTCTGGAGCCGGACGCGCTCAAGCAGGTCTCCGAGCGGCTGCACGGCGACAGCGACCACTGGTACGCCGACGTCACCGACCACGAGGCGATGACCCGGGTCGCGGCGGAGGTGAAGGAGCGCTTCGGCAAGGTGGACATCGTGGTCGCCAACGCGGGCGTCGCCAGCGGCGGTCCGTTCGCCGACTCCGACCCGCGGTCCTGGCGGCGGGTCGTCGAGGTGAACCTGATCGGCTCGGCGGTCACCGGGCGCGCCTTCCTGCCGCTGCTGAAGGAGAGCCGCGGCTATCTCCTGCAGATCGCCTCGCTGGCCGCGGTCACCCCGGCGCCGATGATGACCGCGTACTGCGCGTCCAAGGCGGGCGTGGAGGCGTACGCGCACTGTCTGCGCGCCGAAGTCGGCCACCAGGGCGTACGGGTGGGCGTCGGCTACCTGTCGTGGACCGACACCGACATGGTGCGCGGCGCCGATCAGGACGAGGTGATGCGGGAGTTGCGGCAGCGGCTGCCCTGGCCGGCCAACAAGACGTACCCGCTCGGTCCGGCCGTCGACCGGATCGTGGCCGGCATCGAGCGGCGCTCGGCGCATGTGTACGGGCAGGGGTGGCTGCGCGGCATGCAGGGCGTGCGCGGATATCTGCCGGGTCTCATCGGGACGGTCGGACAGCGCGAGATGCGGCGGTTCGCGCCCCGGCTGCAGGGGATGCGGACGGGGCTGGTGGGTGCGGGCGGCTCCGCCGACGAGGAGTCGAGGGCTACGCAGCGTAGTTGA